A portion of the bacterium genome contains these proteins:
- a CDS encoding Gfo/Idh/MocA family oxidoreductase, whose translation MPKTPSRRSFLKSGAAAGSALIGSAASASAARTPYKRPTPSSTGLIEVGVITCGYYSHIEDIWGRLINPIGEDKDGTYWPRQSGMVMTMVWDPDRKAAETFAQKYNLKVAQNYYDMVDKVDGVILSDYYATGWWPQLSKPYLEAGMPTLINRPFALSLKEAKEMIDRSKKYNAPILVPSSDEYMFETVQARHRLQMLLEGGGQITGVMAFEPCGEYPAHGVHSIYNIYAIMEPDVIAASLYAEKWWEWGLKGGMMNWLVKGKGDAPDYYVAIRMSQEPDTNGWLMISTTKGRIYDPNDHAGEVFTRYRNIFLPTVIEFQKLIETRKMSQTYEHIMGKTTTYLTGFYSNLVKNGALVPCSELPETWRAPEVMPERVPKDVFR comes from the coding sequence ATGCCGAAAACACCATCGAGGCGTTCGTTTCTCAAAAGCGGCGCCGCAGCGGGAAGCGCACTGATCGGTTCGGCAGCATCGGCATCGGCAGCCCGCACGCCATACAAACGTCCGACTCCCTCATCGACCGGGCTCATCGAGGTTGGTGTCATCACCTGCGGCTATTATTCCCACATCGAGGACATATGGGGACGGCTCATCAATCCCATCGGTGAGGATAAGGACGGCACCTACTGGCCGCGCCAGAGCGGCATGGTCATGACCATGGTCTGGGACCCCGACCGTAAAGCGGCGGAAACATTCGCTCAGAAGTACAACCTGAAAGTGGCGCAGAATTACTACGACATGGTCGACAAAGTGGACGGTGTCATACTGTCGGATTACTATGCGACGGGATGGTGGCCGCAGCTCTCGAAACCGTACCTCGAAGCGGGAATGCCGACCCTCATCAACCGTCCCTTCGCGCTCTCCCTCAAAGAGGCGAAGGAGATGATCGACCGCTCGAAAAAGTACAATGCGCCCATTCTGGTGCCATCCTCGGACGAGTACATGTTCGAGACCGTCCAGGCCCGTCACCGCCTTCAGATGCTCCTCGAGGGGGGCGGGCAGATTACCGGTGTCATGGCGTTCGAACCCTGCGGGGAATACCCGGCGCACGGCGTTCACAGCATTTACAACATCTATGCGATCATGGAACCCGATGTCATCGCCGCGAGCCTGTATGCGGAGAAATGGTGGGAATGGGGGCTCAAGGGAGGCATGATGAACTGGCTCGTCAAAGGCAAAGGCGATGCGCCGGATTATTATGTCGCCATACGGATGTCACAGGAACCCGATACCAACGGCTGGCTGATGATATCCACCACAAAAGGCCGGATTTACGATCCCAACGACCATGCGGGGGAGGTATTCACCCGTTACCGGAACATTTTCCTTCCCACGGTCATAGAATTCCAGAAATTGATCGAGACCCGTAAAATGTCCCAGACATACGAGCACATCATGGGAAAAACGACGACATACCTGACCGGTTTTTATTCAAATCTGGTGAAAAACGGCGCGCTCGTTCCCTGCTCGGAGCTTCCGGAGACATGGCGGGCACCGGAGGTCATGCCGGAACGGGTACCGAAGGATGTTTTCAGGTAA